The Streptococcus viridans genome includes a window with the following:
- a CDS encoding metal ABC transporter ATP-binding protein — protein sequence MIQIEHLSVAYQQTLALEDLSLTIQGPTILGILGPNGAGKSTLIKAMLGLLPHSGKVQLDQKDLGQVLQRVAYVEQKSAIDFHFPITVRECVSLGLYPHLSIFKRKSKEDLKKVENALKLVNLLDLADRQIGQLSGGQFQRVLIARCLVQEAEVIFLDEPFAGIDSVSEDIIMQTLQTLKKEGKTILIVHHDLSKVPAYFDQILLLHRKLIAFGKTEETFTKENLHAAYGHELFIGGEIR from the coding sequence ATGATTCAAATTGAACATCTAAGTGTTGCCTACCAGCAAACACTGGCCTTGGAAGATCTTTCCCTCACCATCCAGGGGCCAACCATCCTAGGCATTCTTGGGCCCAACGGAGCTGGGAAATCAACCCTGATCAAGGCCATGCTAGGACTTCTCCCCCATTCGGGAAAGGTCCAGCTCGATCAAAAAGACCTCGGCCAAGTTCTTCAACGAGTGGCCTACGTCGAACAGAAATCCGCTATTGATTTCCACTTCCCCATCACGGTGCGGGAGTGTGTCTCGCTTGGACTCTACCCCCATCTTTCGATCTTCAAGCGAAAAAGCAAGGAGGATCTGAAAAAAGTGGAAAATGCCTTGAAACTTGTCAATCTTCTTGATCTAGCGGATCGCCAGATTGGCCAACTTTCAGGAGGGCAATTCCAACGGGTCCTGATCGCCCGCTGCTTGGTTCAAGAAGCAGAGGTCATCTTTTTGGATGAGCCCTTTGCCGGGATTGACTCCGTTAGCGAAGACATCATCATGCAGACACTCCAAACACTGAAAAAGGAAGGCAAGACCATCCTGATTGTCCATCACGATCTGAGCAAGGTCCCAGCTTATTTTGACCAGATCCTGCTCCTTCATCGCAAACTGATTGCTTTTGGGAAAACAGAAGAAACCTTTACCAAAGAGAATCTTCACGCAGCCTACGGTCATGAACTTTTTATAGGAGGTGAAATCAGATGA
- a CDS encoding metal ABC transporter permease: MIAEFIDGLQQFHFLQNALITAIAIGIVAGAVGCFIILRGMSLMGDAISHAVLPGVALSFILGINFFIGAIAFGLLASILITYIKSNSIIKSDTAIGITFSSFLALGVILIGVAKSSTDLFHILFGNILAVQDQDMWVTIGVGVAVLLVIVLLFRPLLLTSFDPVLAQSMGVRVKLYHYLLMVLLTLVSVTAMQSVGTILIVAMLITPAATAYLYANSLWSMMLLSSGLGALASILGLFIGYSFNIAVGSCIVLTSAIFFLISFFIAPKQRKNKHALSPH; this comes from the coding sequence ATGATTGCAGAATTTATCGATGGATTACAACAATTTCATTTCCTCCAAAACGCTCTCATTACAGCTATTGCCATCGGGATCGTCGCTGGTGCAGTCGGATGCTTCATCATTTTGCGAGGCATGTCTCTCATGGGAGATGCCATCTCGCACGCGGTCCTTCCGGGGGTAGCTCTGTCCTTTATCCTGGGCATCAATTTCTTTATTGGCGCCATAGCCTTTGGGCTTTTAGCTTCCATCCTGATCACCTATATCAAGAGCAACTCCATCATCAAGAGCGACACTGCGATTGGGATTACATTTTCTTCTTTCCTCGCCTTAGGAGTCATTCTGATCGGGGTCGCTAAAAGTTCTACCGACCTCTTCCACATCCTCTTTGGAAATATCCTGGCCGTGCAAGACCAGGATATGTGGGTGACCATCGGTGTTGGAGTGGCAGTCTTACTGGTGATTGTCCTGCTCTTTCGTCCCCTACTGCTCACTTCTTTTGATCCTGTTCTGGCTCAATCCATGGGCGTCCGGGTCAAACTCTATCACTACCTGCTCATGGTTCTCTTGACCTTGGTTTCTGTCACTGCTATGCAGAGTGTCGGGACCATTCTCATCGTCGCCATGCTCATCACACCCGCTGCGACAGCCTATCTCTATGCCAATAGCCTCTGGTCCATGATGCTCCTTTCATCCGGATTAGGTGCCCTAGCCTCTATCCTAGGACTCTTTATCGGCTACAGTTTCAACATCGCCGTCGGGTCTTGTATCGTCCTCACTTCTGCCATCTTCTTTCTCATCAGCTTCTTTATCGCTCCTAAGCAGAGAAAGAATAAGCACGCTCTTTCACCTCATTAA
- the fimA gene encoding metal ABC transporter substrate-binding lipoprotein/fibrin-binding adhesin FimA, giving the protein MKKIASVLALFVALLFGLLACSKGSSSKSSSDKLKVVTTNSILADITKNIAGDKIELHSIVPVGQDPHEYEPLPEDVKKTSQADLIFYNGINLETGGNAWFTKLVKNANKVENKDYFAVSEGVDIIYLEGQNQAGKEDPHAWLNLENGIIYAKNIAKQLIAKDPKNKDFYEKNLAAYTEKLSKLDQEAKQAFNNIPADKKMIVTSEGCFKYFSKAYGVPSAYIWEINTEEEGTPEQIKTLVEKLRQTKVPSLFVESSVDERPMKTVSKDTNIPIFSKIFTDSIAKEGEEGDSYYSMMKWNLEKIAEGLNK; this is encoded by the coding sequence ATGAAAAAAATCGCTTCTGTCCTCGCCCTCTTTGTGGCGCTCTTATTCGGCCTGTTGGCCTGTAGCAAAGGCTCTTCTTCCAAGTCCTCATCTGATAAATTGAAAGTGGTCACCACCAACTCCATCCTCGCAGATATCACCAAAAATATCGCTGGGGACAAAATCGAGCTCCACAGTATTGTCCCTGTCGGTCAAGATCCTCACGAATACGAACCGCTCCCAGAAGATGTCAAAAAAACTTCACAAGCAGACCTCATCTTCTACAACGGCATCAACCTCGAAACCGGTGGCAATGCTTGGTTTACCAAGTTGGTCAAAAATGCCAATAAAGTAGAAAACAAGGATTATTTCGCAGTAAGCGAGGGAGTCGACATCATCTACCTAGAAGGCCAAAACCAAGCTGGAAAAGAAGACCCTCACGCTTGGCTCAATCTCGAAAACGGGATTATCTACGCTAAAAACATTGCCAAACAATTGATCGCCAAAGATCCAAAAAATAAGGACTTCTACGAAAAAAATCTAGCAGCCTACACTGAAAAACTCAGCAAGCTAGACCAAGAAGCCAAGCAAGCGTTCAATAACATCCCAGCAGACAAGAAAATGATCGTAACCAGCGAAGGTTGCTTCAAGTACTTCTCCAAAGCCTATGGCGTCCCATCTGCCTATATCTGGGAAATCAATACCGAAGAAGAAGGGACTCCCGAACAAATCAAAACACTGGTAGAGAAATTGCGTCAAACTAAGGTACCGTCCCTCTTTGTCGAATCCAGTGTCGATGAACGTCCTATGAAAACTGTCTCTAAAGATACCAATATCCCGATCTTTTCAAAAATCTTTACTGACTCGATCGCCAAAGAAGGCGAAGAAGGCGACAGCTACTACAGCATGATGAAATGGAATTTGGAGAAAATCGCAGAAGGTCTGAACAAATAA